A segment of the Lolium perenne isolate Kyuss_39 chromosome 3, Kyuss_2.0, whole genome shotgun sequence genome:
tagttgttgattacattacgcaccatacttaatgcaattgtctgttgctttgcaacttaatactggaaggggttcggatgataacctgaaggtggactttttaggcatagatgcagttggatggcggtctatgtactttgtcgtaatgcccaattaaatctcactatactcatcatgatatgtatgtgcattgtcatgctctctttatttgtcaattgcccaactgtaatttgttcacccaacatgctgtttatcttatgggagagacacctctagtgaactgtggaccccggtccaattctctttactgaaatacaatctactgcaatacttgtttactgttttctgcaaacaatcatcttccacacaatacggttaatcctttgtaacagcaagccggtgagattgacaacctcactgtttcgttggggcaaagtagtttggttgtgttgtgcaggttccacgttggcgccggaatccctggtgttgcgccgcactacatcccgccgccatcaaccttcaacgtgcttcttggctcctcctggttcgataaaccttggtttctttctgagggaaaacttgctgctgtgcgcatcataccttcctcttggggttcccaacgaacgtgtgagttacacgccatcagctctCTATCCTGAATGCTTCCAATGAGCCTATCATAAGCCTCGGTGAACGCCTCATTTTTCCTCTCCTGAGTTGTGAGCGTTTCCTCTCCTACCTTCACCGAGGCAATATAGTTTTTAGTTCTCCTCCCATTAGCCACTGCGTGGAAAAGCTTGGTGTTGGCGTCACCCTCTCGTAACCatctgattctcgatctttgccTCGCAATTGTACGTTCCAGGGATgccaaccccaacaccacaagcTTGAGAGTTCTCCTTAGCCATGCCTCCGCATGCGTGAGCGTTCTCGACTCTTGCGCCACATCAAACCTTAGGATCAAGGTATTAGCCATGGCGATCTTTAGCTTAATGTTCCCAACTTTTTTTTCTCCCCACGCCTGGAAGAACTCCGCCGCATTGCGGAACAGGGCGTCCAGGCATCTGAATGGGTCCACAATGTTAGGGTCGCAGACCCAAGCCTCTCTGAGGGCCCCCTCAAACCCCTCTAGGTTTAGCCAGAAGGCCTCAAACTTGAACCTCCTCTTTGGTCGGAACGCTGCACTCAACGAGAGATGTATTGGTGCATGATCTGACACCGATGAAGATAGCGCCTGTAAAATGGAATCTGGGTGCGTGAGGTCCCAGTCCACGGACGCGATCACCCTATCAATGCGAGTAAGAGTGGGCACCTCTCTCTCACTACTCCAGGTGAACCTCCTCCCATGAAGGTATAGATCCTTCAACTCATGCTCCTGGACGAAACTCCTGAACCTTGCCATCATGGCTCTATCCAGACGGTCATTATTTTTCTCCTCCGCATACATGATCATGTTAAAGTCTCCCAGGAGCAGCCACGGCCCCGGGCATAGACGCCGCCGCTCCGTAAGCTGACGCAGGAAACTCAACTTGTCCTCGTTCAATTGCGGCCCATAGACGGTGGTGATCCACCACCTATTATTATCTCTAGGGACGACTTCTCCGGTGACCGCATATTCATCGAAACTCACACGCTCAATATCCACAAAGGACCTGTTCCATGCTAGGAGGATTCCTCCACGAGTCTCCACCGCAGGCAAATACACAAAGCCATCAAACGATGGCCATAAACATTGCATAACAAGAAAATCATCGATTACATCAAGCCTCGTCTCCTGGAGGCACACCACACAAACTCTAAGCCTAGCTACAAACTCACGCAAGCAACATGTCTCATCTACAGTGTATACAACTTAGCTTTGTATCTTTCAGAACACCATCTGAATTCAGAGGTTTCCCAAGCCTGAGAAAGCCTTATTTCCATTTTGTGGATATCACTATAAAGGATCTTGAAGTTATATCGTCCAATTGTTGTAATCTTGGATGGCTGAGCTTAAGCAGATGCTTCCTGAACGGCGAGCTATAGTTGGATCGTCAGTTGTCCCACCTTGTACACctaattttttttcgataaagggaatatattaatatcaagaagataccaattacacccagactctgcaacaacgcaccaccctaatggcactacggatgcacacagccaaaaacaagaaaagaaaactaagaaacaaaagtcccgctacagtatctcgggcctaacaacagcaatacatccaccgccaagacaacacctgaattacagactagtccccgctctcaaaacaaatgcctccaccaaggacattgccaggcacacCCAATTaaaccagaccttgggttttcaccctgaaaggtaggactctgcacttcacctgtgttgtcgcccccactttcataccgatgTTGTGaagtccggaacaccaagcaagtctctcaacatcgcaaagacttgaacctcccttacctagtcctcccctccggccttcatgaaattctcttcttccgactttcatcatggatccatagtcacttgatgtcaatcaaagaaaaagagcttcgcgccgctccctccagaaccaatcggtcggaataaaaacatgggtgcgcacgaccgaatacctccgatccaacaaactccaggcaaaagcactgttacattcatcAGCGGAGCCTtctggaactcaacactccggccagatcacgagtccaggcctccggtaggtcctcttcttcacgcaagagaggccctaggaccgccgcctttattcaggtcagacccccacgtcggcgaccatcctgggctggccactccaaccctccaccggcgacaccatcgccggcttccaagctcctccatctcgccgccggaacgaGTAGGTTAGCGATAGTTGCTTgacgatgccttcaacaagataacggcgcagacgccgccatcgcccgccatgaCCAGAGTCGGCTCGGTTTTCACCGGCTACTATGCCTCCCCGTCTCGCTGCCGGCGCTGAAAGTGGGATGAAAAATCCAACACAGCCAGCCTGGCCGACTGCCTTCGGTGGATGAAgtcaaccaccaccaccatgcccggGCCGAAGACCCGGACGTCCTCAAGCCGCGAAGAAGACCCAGCGAAGCCTCCTCGTGCCATTGACGAGACGCAGCCGCGATGGATCGCGATCCGAACCTTCGGCCCAGATCCGACCACACCGTAGCCAACATCCACCGCCGGCCGCCGGAGATCCGCCGGCCACCGCCATCCCGCTGCGTTCAGTCGACGGAGGAGGAGGGTGTAGGCCGCCGCCCCCACACGCTCCCGCAGGCCGCGCTGCGCTCTGCCGACGGAGGAccgagccgccaccgccgcctcacCACAGGGGCTTTGCCCCGCGGCGtcctcggcgacggcggcggaggaggggggCCCGTAGGGGAGGGGAGGAGGGCGGAGTGGAGGGGAACTCCCCGGGGACggcgggcggcgccgccgcctcgGGGGAGAGGTTAGGTCTCCTAATAGTTGTTCACTGTAGGATAACCAGGTTAGAACTCCGGGTTACGAAGCTCGTTACCTTTGTACATGATGGAGATTTTGTTCCTATTATTCTCAGACAAGATTCGAAGCTGCAAAATGCACATATAACGTTTTTCAAGGCATATTTCCAAGATGTTGTCACTGTACTTCTCAATGGTATTCCGAGCATGCAAAATCACACTTTAAATTTTTTTTGGCAGCGACTAGAGGTTTGCCCTGGGAAATTCATTGAACTTACAATTCAATTTAGCTAACGTCATCTATCCAATGACCTTTGTCTTTTCCTTAGATCTACAATGACCGTTGTTCTTTGTGTTGCAGACGCATTTGCCGTTGAATAACACAGGCAAGTTTTCCCATCTTAGTGTCTTACAATTGTTAATGGGTGAACGGCTTGAAAACGTTGACAAGTTTCCCTTTTCCATGCTAAGGACAGCTCCGTTTATTGAGAAGTTAGAGGTCCATGTAAGTAGCCTTCTTGGTTCTTATTCACCAATAGATATGTTAATTTTTTGGTATCACACCCTATTTTCTTGTACCTAGTATACCTCGTTTCCTTTCTTGGTAGCCTATGCTTCACTTGTTGCCGGGATGGATACAAAAAATTATGTCATGGGAAATTGAGTTGGACATTTAAAATTCGAATAATGAGCCCTTCGTACATGTGTAATGGACGAATTTTTAGTACATATGCACATTGTGTGCTAATCATGCATACCCTTTTTTGATCTTGCAGTTTGCAGGCTGTGATAATAGTTGGTTTGAGAACAAGGATTCAGGCAGGAAGCACGTTGAGCAATGTGAATATAATTATCTGAAGAGTATATATATGACAGGAGATAAAAGGGGCAATAGGTCAGCTTGAATATCTTCTGCATATTGTGGAAAATTCCCCTGCCCTGGAGGTATTAACTGTGGAGATAGCTCAACGGCTTTATGGAGATCTCTTTTCTGACATGTATATGAAGATAAACTTAGCAGAGCAACAGCATGCCTTAGGCGCTGTGCTCTGCAAAAGCCTGCTTTCGTCAAATGTGAATCTTTGTGTTATTTAGTTAGGAAGTCAGGACTGCTTTAGACAAAGCAGCTGTGTATAGGAAGGAGGTCGGCAGAGCGTTCCTTTTTGTATTTGAGGTTGTGAGAAGTATGACTTGGCTCCATTAAGAAAGACTAGTTTCCAACCTTTCTCTTTTTTGAAGAGAAGGATTTTCATTAAACTCAACAGCACTTTACAAAGAGAATCGTGCACATAGCATCTCTAAAGTCTGAAATAGCATTTCTGAATGAGCAAACTACATCGGATTGTGAGCTAGACAAACATCTGAGAGTGAATGGTCTATCTTGTATCCTAGAAGCTAGCCTAGTTTTGAAATGCTCTTTGAAGTTCACACAGCTTGCGAATATATAAGATCTTGTGATGATCAAAAGAGGTGCTACCAGAATAGCTGGAACCAAAGGTGCTGTGCAAAATTTGCTGCTAGAAGAAGTAGGCCTCGGCCTGCAGCACCGAAGTAGCTGTAAGTGAAATTGTGGAGATATACTTGAGAGCTCTGTGCGTGCAAAGTTTCATGAAGAAATCTGTGCAAAAAAACGATGCTCTAAAAAGACCATTTTAAAGCAAATTTAGAGCACtgcatttgtttttgttttgcacAGAGCATCGAGAATGTCATTTTATCACGAAAATATGCGCCTAAGTAGAACACTCGAGCATATTTGTTGCCAAAATAATTTCGATTTTTTTACTatttactttgaatttactgTTCATGCAAATGCATATGAGCTCGGAAGCTGAGTTGAATTTCCATGACAACATAAACTATATCAAGTCAAGTAGAGCTTCTACCATTCTTCGGCATATTTTTGTCAGTTCTCACAAATTGATAAATGTAAGCTACATCAAGAAGGGGACAAACCATATCGGTTACTACACTCACTAGAGTTACACATTGTACAACAGCAAGCAAAAAATTCAGGCTAGCTTGCTCCTCCACTGTTCTGGCAGTGAAGCTCCAAACACCTGGGCCAGAATAATCTTCTGCCTCTTATTCAGTCTGCACAATTGCTCAACCCTGCCAGTGTCGCCATTCAATAGCCTGCGCCCATCACCTGCTGCTTTTCTCCTAAGGGAGCAGAGCTGCGCCGATGGATTGGTTGTAGCCACTCCATCGGCATCAGCATCGGCATCAGCTTCGGGTTCATCTGCTCCCCAGTCTAACTCATCATCGGTCATACCTTTTGATGCCTCATTTGTTGATTCAGGGGCTTCCCGGACATCATCTTTCGCTGCAGCAGTCTCTGTGTGACTGTCAGTCCCCCACCATTTCAGAGTTTCAGAAGACAGGCCAGATGAGGGGAATCCATACTTGAAATCGTCCATATAGGTGGGGATGTCTTTGGGTTGGCTAACCGGGAACAAGCTTTGTGATCCATTTGGTGCATTTTGTCTACCTGGTACTTGTCCTGCTTTTGCACTTGCACTGCCCTGTTGAGATTTTGGCACTCCTTGGAAGGCCACCGATGACCTATCAATATGACGAAATTAAGGATCAGACAATTGCTGCAAGTTGTTTCTTCAGTACAACAGCATGAAGAAATTATCATTTGGTTCATGAAAGGTTATGAGAAATTGTAAGACCCTGCATTGTACCATGAACATGGAAATGGAGAGGATTAATAACATTCAAAAACCTCAGAAATGTACAACGATGTATGAAAAGCTTTGAATGTAAATAGTCCTGTAGAACAATGGTTTAAACAGAGACGATACCAAACCAGGCCACCACTCCCATAATCCCAAGCCCTAAGAGAGCAGATGGGTAGTTGAACCCTCAACCAGTAACATATTACGTACCGTTAGATCAAACCTGTCCCATGCCATTCATCCATCCGCCCAAAGAAAGGCATTAGATCTCCCCACGGAAATAAAGGCAAAAAAGGAAATTTCGACTGACATTGCAAGGGGAAAACGTAAAAGTTGTGATTCGGTTTCTGCTTGGGAAGAAAAGAAGCAATCAAGAAAGTTTGGAAACAAGGAAACAATCAGGAACAAAAGAAGCATTCTTTTTTTTCCAAAGCAACATGCAGATATAAGGAAGAGCCATAGCAACGCACAGGTATTTACAAGTATAGCAGACAGGGAGTTGTCCCTTTAGAGTACAGATAGATACAGTTCACAAAAAGGATTATTTGCCTCATCAACAGTTCCTTCAAAATAAATAATAAAAATAGTTCCAATATTTTCTCACTGGACAACTAAAGTCAGAGACCATTCTATGTTGTACAGGGTCAGGAGCAGGAACCTTCAGTAACCTAATAAATTCTGTTGTAACATTAGTTATTCCTCTTCATAATAGAAAATGATGCACTGCATCAAATCCAACACTTCTTTGATAAATTAGTGCACGACAAATAGCGAATGCACTATAACTTAGTACTGTTTTGCTCTGGTAATACAAGATCCGTATTTACCGTGGCAGATAATAACCTCCCCACATACATAATAATAGAGCCCATATAAAAAGCTCTAACCTAAGTATTCTTCCTTCACCCTAATCTAGCAAATTGGACTTGTCATGTCTCAAATAAGACACCAATATGCAACTGTAAGATATTGAAAAACTTTCCACTTCAGGCAAACTGTCACAAAAAAATACCTCACTGAATTGTATTAGTTCTTGAGAACAGCACTAGCAAGTGGTTGTATGTTCCTAGTTAGTTAACATTCAGTGACTGTCAAATGCATGAGCCTGGTTAACCTTCAGAGGGATTTACTGTTACAGGAAAGAGAAGAAGTTCTTATACATGGAGAATATCAACGGAAAGGTACTCACGTCGTTGATGAGCCAGAAGAGTTTATTATAGCCTTTTGTTTTGCAATTTTTGACAACTCAAGAAGTTCCTTGGCTTTCTCTCTTTCAGCAGAGTCACCAGCC
Coding sequences within it:
- the LOC127342222 gene encoding uncharacterized protein codes for the protein MHLPPIPMAAHTQVFPPVQQQQQQQLAVAPAPLPPVQPKPTRASLSYEEISKLFSLPIAEAASILGVCTSVLKRICRTHGIVRWPYRKIVSGKAGDSAEREKAKELLELSKIAKQKAIINSSGSSTTSSVAFQGVPKSQQGSASAKAGQVPGRQNAPNGSQSLFPVSQPKDIPTYMDDFKYGFPSSGLSSETLKWWGTDSHTETAAAKDDVREAPESTNEASKGMTDDELDWGADEPEADADADADGVATTNPSAQLCSLRRKAAGDGRRLLNGDTGRVEQLCRLNKRQKIILAQVFGASLPEQWRSKLA